From the Homo sapiens chromosome 1, GRCh38.p14 Primary Assembly genome, one window contains:
- the OR14K1 gene encoding olfactory receptor 14K1 yields MTNQTQMMEFLLVRFTENWVLLRLHALLFSLIYLTAVLMNLVIILLMILDHRLHMAMYFFLRHLSFLDLCLISATVPKSILNSVASTDSISFLGCVLQLFLVVLLAGSEIGILTAMSYDRYAAICCPLHCEAVMSRGLCVQLMALSWLNRGALGLLYTAGTFSLNFYGSDELHQFFCDVPALLKLTCSKEHAIISVSVAIGVCYAFSCLVCIVVSYVYIFSAVLRISQRQRQSKAFSNCVPHLIVVTVFLVTGAVAYLKPGSDAPSILDLLVSVFYSVAPPTLNPVIYCLKNKDIKSALSKVLWNVRSSGVMKR; encoded by the coding sequence ATGACCAATCAGACACAGATGATGGAATTCTTGCTTGTGAGATTTACTGAGAATTGGGTGCTCCTGAGGCTGCATGCTTTGCTCTTCTCACTGATCTACCTCACGGCTGTGCTGATGAATTTAGTCATCATTCTCCTCATGATTCTGGACCATCGTCTCCACATGGCAATGTACTTTTTCCTCCGACATTTGTCCTTCTTAGACCTGTGTCTCATTTCTGCCACAGTCCCCAAATCCATCCTCAACTCTGTCGCCTCCACTGACTCCATCTCCTTCCTGGGGTGTGTGTTGCAGCTCTTCTTGGTGGTACTGCTGGCTGGATCAGAGATTGGCATCCTTACTGCCATGTCCTATGACCGCTATGCTGCCATCTGCTGCCCCCTACACTGTGAGGCTGTCATGAGCAGAGGGCTCTGTGTCCAGTTGATGGCTCTGTCCTGGCTCAACAGAGGGGCCTTGGGACTCTTGTACACAGCTGGAACATTCTCTCTGAATTTTTATGGCTCTGATGAGCTACATCAGTTCTTCTGCGATGTCCCTGCCCTACTAAAGCTCACTTGTTCTAAAGAACATGCCATCATTAGTGTCAGTGTGGCCATTGGGGTCTGTTATGCATTTTCATGTTTAGTTTGCATTGTAGTTTCCTATGTGTACATTTTCTCTGCTGTGTTAAGGATatcacagagacagagacaatcCAAAGCCTTTTCCAACTGTGTGCCTCACCTCATTGTTGTCACTGTGTTTCTTGTAACAGGTGCTGTTGCTTATTTAAAGCCAGGGTCTGATGCACCTTCTATTCTAGACTTGCTGGTGTCTGTGTTCTATTCTGTCGCACCTCCAACCTTGAACCCTGTTATCTACTGTCTGAAGAACAAGGACATTAAATCCGCTCTGAGTAAAGTCCTGTGGAATGTTAGAAGCAGTGGGGTAATGAAAAGATGA